The Dethiosulfovibrio peptidovorans DSM 11002 genome has a window encoding:
- a CDS encoding Na+/H+ antiporter subunit E, with the protein MFVFVLSFLMYLLLVWSGEGIPPVEIGIGLVLAAVVAVSVRSRSNARHFGLAGLNPVRWAGFLYFLFGPFLWALIKANIDVAIRIVTGKINPGIVEVDTGLHGEMAKTLLANAITLTPGTLTVDVEDDSGVFYVHWINVTDPHPSGEAVYGSFGEWARKVAQ; encoded by the coding sequence GTGTTTGTGTTCGTCCTCTCTTTCCTCATGTACCTTTTGCTGGTCTGGTCTGGGGAAGGGATTCCTCCGGTTGAGATAGGTATCGGTCTGGTACTCGCTGCGGTGGTAGCCGTATCGGTCCGAAGCCGAAGCAACGCCAGGCATTTTGGTCTGGCTGGTCTCAATCCGGTTAGGTGGGCAGGTTTTCTCTACTTTCTTTTCGGCCCGTTTCTTTGGGCTCTCATCAAGGCGAACATCGACGTAGCTATCCGTATCGTGACGGGAAAGATCAACCCCGGCATAGTCGAGGTTGATACCGGGCTTCACGGCGAGATGGCCAAGACTCTTCTGGCCAACGCCATAACCCTTACACCCGGAACCCTAACGGTGGATGTCGAGGATGACAGCGGGGTTTTCTACGTTCATTGGATCAATGTGACCGACCCTCATCCCTCCGGTGAGGCGGTATACGGGTCCTTCGGAGAGTGGGCGAGAAAGGTGGCTCAGTGA